From Demequina capsici, one genomic window encodes:
- a CDS encoding flavin reductase family protein, with protein MEEAHCSDRGQQAGVQPLLGPDGMPSPGVLASAWLGDPTPDTLKAAFGAFPSGVAALCAEVDGMRRGLAATSFTVGVSFDPPLVVCSVQNTSTTWPHLRTATRIGVSVLGAGHESVCLELAKRAEDKFANLSSVSSGSGAVFIAGAPVWLECSVVTETPVGDHTLVVLKVDALSVLPEQDPLVYHAKQFRRLAG; from the coding sequence GTGGAGGAGGCTCACTGCAGCGATCGCGGCCAGCAGGCCGGCGTGCAGCCGCTGCTCGGCCCCGACGGGATGCCGTCGCCCGGCGTGCTGGCGTCCGCATGGCTTGGCGACCCGACGCCCGACACTCTGAAGGCCGCCTTCGGTGCGTTCCCTTCCGGTGTCGCGGCGCTGTGCGCGGAGGTCGACGGCATGCGCCGGGGCCTCGCGGCGACGTCCTTCACCGTCGGCGTCTCGTTCGATCCTCCGCTCGTCGTGTGCAGCGTGCAGAACACGTCGACGACGTGGCCGCACCTGCGGACCGCGACGCGGATCGGGGTCTCGGTGCTCGGCGCGGGCCACGAGAGCGTGTGCCTTGAGCTCGCCAAGCGCGCGGAGGACAAGTTCGCGAACCTGTCGTCGGTGTCCAGCGGCTCGGGGGCGGTGTTCATCGCAGGCGCGCCCGTGTGGCTCGAGTGCTCGGTGGTCACGGAGACGCCCGTCGGGGACCACACCCTGGTCGTGCTGAAGGTCGACGCGCTGAGCGTCCTGCCGGAGCAGGACCCGCTCGTCTATCACGCCAAGCAGTTCCGACGCCTGGCCGGGTGA
- a CDS encoding aldehyde dehydrogenase family protein, with amino-acid sequence MTVIAPTPLLPEVAAFLSKEHGLLIDGRSVPASDGGTFPVHNPATGELLAHVAAGTASDVDDAVAAARAALPVWNAMAPAARADLLWRLGDELERRADEFGQLETLDNGKPTGEAGGLDVPLCAQLFKYYAGWVTKIEGDTMAPSSGMAMHVYTRREPVGVVGAIIPWNFPLLMCGYKLGPALAAGCTMVLKPAEQTPLSALRLVELMHEIGFPAGVVNVVTGDGPGAGAPLSAHMDVDKITFTGENATGQKILEASKGNMKRLSLELGGKSPSLVFADADLDAAVEGTFGAVYFNQGQCCIAGARVFVQRDVYDRFVEGLAGKVASIRLGNGLAEGTTMGPVVSAEQRDRVNSLIASGVAQGAVPVVGGGTVQAPELADGYYVQPTLFTDVTTDMEIMRKEIFGPVGMVGVFDTEEEAVALANDTQFGLASGVWTTDVKRAHRVAAQIHAGVVWINTYGMFDVAIPYGGFKASGYGKELGREALEPYLQTKTVWVDLG; translated from the coding sequence GTGACCGTCATCGCACCCACCCCTCTGCTGCCGGAGGTGGCGGCCTTCCTCTCCAAGGAGCACGGCCTCCTCATCGACGGCCGCAGCGTCCCCGCGTCCGACGGCGGCACCTTCCCGGTGCACAACCCGGCCACCGGCGAGCTGCTCGCCCACGTGGCCGCGGGCACCGCGTCGGACGTCGATGACGCCGTCGCCGCCGCCCGCGCGGCGCTGCCCGTGTGGAACGCGATGGCGCCCGCCGCGCGCGCCGACCTGCTGTGGCGGCTGGGGGACGAGCTCGAGCGTCGCGCCGACGAGTTCGGCCAGCTCGAGACGCTCGACAACGGCAAGCCCACCGGCGAGGCCGGCGGGCTCGATGTGCCGCTGTGCGCGCAGCTGTTCAAGTACTACGCGGGCTGGGTGACCAAGATCGAGGGTGACACCATGGCGCCGTCGAGCGGCATGGCCATGCACGTCTACACGCGCCGCGAGCCCGTCGGCGTCGTCGGCGCGATCATCCCCTGGAACTTCCCGCTCCTCATGTGCGGCTACAAGCTCGGGCCCGCGCTCGCAGCGGGCTGCACCATGGTGCTCAAGCCCGCCGAGCAGACCCCGCTGTCCGCCCTCAGGCTCGTCGAGCTCATGCACGAGATCGGCTTCCCGGCAGGCGTCGTCAACGTGGTCACCGGAGACGGGCCCGGCGCAGGCGCGCCGCTGTCGGCTCACATGGACGTGGACAAGATCACCTTCACCGGCGAGAACGCCACCGGCCAGAAGATCCTCGAGGCGTCCAAGGGCAACATGAAGCGGCTCTCGCTCGAGCTGGGCGGCAAGTCGCCCAGCCTGGTCTTCGCCGACGCGGACCTCGACGCCGCGGTCGAGGGGACGTTCGGCGCCGTCTACTTCAACCAGGGCCAGTGCTGCATCGCGGGCGCCCGCGTCTTCGTGCAGCGGGACGTCTACGACCGCTTCGTCGAAGGTCTCGCCGGCAAGGTCGCGTCGATCAGGCTCGGGAACGGGCTCGCGGAGGGCACCACCATGGGCCCCGTGGTCAGCGCGGAGCAGCGCGACCGGGTCAACTCGCTCATCGCGTCGGGCGTCGCGCAGGGCGCCGTCCCGGTCGTCGGCGGAGGCACCGTCCAGGCGCCCGAGCTCGCCGACGGCTACTACGTGCAGCCCACCTTGTTCACGGATGTCACCACCGACATGGAGATCATGCGCAAGGAGATCTTCGGTCCTGTCGGGATGGTCGGCGTGTTCGACACCGAGGAGGAGGCGGTCGCGCTCGCGAACGACACGCAGTTCGGGCTCGCCTCCGGAGTGTGGACCACGGACGTCAAGCGCGCGCACCGCGTGGCCGCGCAGATCCACGCAGGCGTGGTCTGGATCAACACCTACGGCATGTTCGACGTGGCGATCCCCTACGGCGGGTTCAAGGCGAGCGGGTACGGCAAGGAGCTGGGTCGTGAGGCCCTCGAGCCGTACCTGCAGACCAAGACCGTCTGGGTCGACCTCGGGTGA
- a CDS encoding LLM class flavin-dependent oxidoreductase: protein MRAGVALQPVYPSDQFGDLVERIEGLGFDEFWLTDSSLHSRYSYMYLTIAAMRTSRMTLGTAVTNPVTRHPALAAVAATTLDEISGGRAIMGIGAGDRPLLALGHKPARLQQLEDSIHAMRALWTGEHVTFKGAGFELDDAHMRFDVPADIPVYVSASGPRTLEMAGRVADGVVLLAGLHPDGLTYALEHIDRGVEAAGRSERPQISVFAYGEINEDEDKALASARTIAAWFPQTAPMYCEIAGLDKELIARVQREYSGGEFQEAGKVAEMLPDDFVRRMALAGNRASVLEHMRTLEGLGVDCMTLFPIGGDIHTRTATIEAFAQCVDDFRAE, encoded by the coding sequence ATGCGCGCTGGCGTCGCCCTCCAACCCGTCTACCCGTCCGACCAGTTCGGAGATCTGGTCGAGCGGATCGAGGGCCTCGGCTTCGACGAGTTCTGGCTCACCGACTCCTCGCTGCACTCGCGGTACAGCTACATGTACCTCACGATCGCGGCGATGAGGACGAGCCGGATGACGCTGGGAACGGCCGTGACCAACCCGGTCACGCGCCACCCTGCGCTCGCCGCCGTCGCCGCCACCACGCTCGACGAGATCTCCGGAGGGCGCGCCATCATGGGCATCGGTGCGGGAGACCGCCCGCTCCTCGCGCTCGGCCACAAGCCCGCGCGGCTCCAGCAGCTCGAGGACTCGATCCACGCCATGCGAGCGCTGTGGACGGGCGAGCACGTCACGTTCAAGGGCGCCGGCTTCGAGCTGGACGACGCGCACATGCGCTTCGACGTGCCCGCGGACATCCCCGTGTACGTCTCGGCCTCAGGTCCCAGGACGCTCGAGATGGCGGGACGCGTCGCCGACGGCGTCGTGCTCCTGGCAGGTCTGCACCCCGACGGCCTGACGTACGCGCTCGAGCACATCGACCGCGGCGTCGAGGCCGCGGGACGCAGCGAGCGTCCCCAGATCTCGGTCTTCGCCTACGGCGAGATCAACGAGGACGAGGACAAGGCGCTCGCATCCGCGCGCACGATCGCCGCATGGTTCCCCCAGACCGCACCCATGTACTGCGAGATCGCCGGCCTCGACAAGGAGCTGATCGCGCGTGTGCAACGCGAGTACTCCGGCGGCGAGTTCCAGGAAGCCGGCAAGGTCGCAGAGATGCTGCCCGACGACTTCGTGCGGCGCATGGCTCTCGCAGGCAACCGTGCGTCCGTGCTGGAGCACATGCGCACGCTCGAAGGCCTGGGCGTCGACTGCATGACGCTCTTCCCGATCGGCGGCGACATCCACACGCGCACGGCCACGATCGAGGCCTTCGCGCAGTGCGTGGACGACTTCCGCGCGGAGTGA
- a CDS encoding pyridoxal phosphate-dependent aminotransferase, with the protein MPAPTFEELLARPTLAWMGQNTTHLEPPAAVVAAMTASVASREFQLYAPPLGFERLRELILEDLGLAEADAWVTDGAVGGLYHLCTVLAPEISQLITSDPGWPWPGRFVGIGGRPLTVLDVYDQPGAKLSAAQIAEVIEPRSLIYLIDPLNPLGSLYSRSELEAIVALARETESYIVHDCTYRHFAEGHSLVAELYPERTFTTYSFSKWLGLAGLRLGAVVAAPELLTRLTAVPANPLGAPILAQRAAIAGLEGRGPWLQMLREVNRRNIAAVERVVADTGFGSIVVSPSQANFLAVDVSATGLHSEEVCARVLAQDVFIRPGTYQSPHFGARFVKISTSVPEHWVDRFSEAWTTLAQEAAR; encoded by the coding sequence ATGCCGGCACCCACCTTCGAAGAGCTCCTCGCGCGGCCCACGCTCGCGTGGATGGGGCAGAACACCACCCACCTCGAGCCGCCCGCCGCGGTGGTCGCGGCGATGACGGCAAGCGTCGCGTCGCGGGAGTTCCAGCTCTATGCGCCGCCGCTCGGCTTCGAGCGGCTCCGTGAGCTGATCCTCGAGGACCTCGGTCTCGCCGAGGCCGACGCGTGGGTGACCGACGGCGCCGTGGGCGGCCTCTACCACCTGTGCACGGTGCTCGCTCCGGAGATCTCGCAGCTCATCACCTCCGACCCCGGCTGGCCGTGGCCCGGCAGGTTCGTCGGGATCGGCGGACGGCCCCTCACCGTGCTCGACGTGTACGACCAGCCGGGCGCGAAGCTCTCCGCTGCCCAGATCGCCGAGGTCATCGAGCCTCGCAGCCTGATCTACCTGATCGATCCGCTGAACCCGCTCGGCAGCCTCTACTCGCGCTCGGAGCTGGAGGCGATCGTCGCCCTGGCGCGCGAGACGGAGTCGTACATCGTCCACGACTGCACGTACCGGCACTTCGCCGAGGGGCACAGCCTGGTGGCCGAGCTCTACCCGGAGCGCACCTTCACCACCTACAGCTTCTCCAAGTGGCTTGGCCTCGCGGGACTGCGCCTGGGAGCGGTCGTCGCCGCGCCCGAGCTGCTCACCCGCCTCACGGCCGTGCCCGCCAACCCGCTGGGCGCACCGATCCTCGCGCAGCGCGCGGCGATCGCAGGACTCGAGGGCCGCGGGCCGTGGCTCCAGATGCTGCGCGAGGTGAACCGGCGCAACATCGCCGCCGTCGAGAGGGTGGTGGCCGACACCGGGTTCGGCTCGATCGTCGTCTCCCCGTCGCAGGCGAACTTCCTCGCCGTGGACGTCTCCGCGACCGGGCTGCACTCCGAGGAGGTCTGCGCCAGGGTGCTCGCGCAGGACGTGTTCATCAGGCCGGGCACCTACCAGTCGCCGCATTTCGGCGCACGGTTCGTCAAGATCTCCACCTCCGTGCCCGAGCACTGGGTGGACCGCTTCAGCGAGGCGTGGACCACGCTGGCGCAGGAGGCGGCGCGATGA
- a CDS encoding LLM class flavin-dependent oxidoreductase has translation MTGSSTRQMHLNLFMRMYGHHPSAWRRPSTERAEAFDPDYFVSLARVCERGLFDAVFLADTQMPMWGRADISMGSVFEPMSLISYMAAKTDRIGFIGTVSSTLNDPANAARLVASANLISGGRVGMNLVTSQSDPEALLHGMDALPDPESRYARAKEFAEVLFALWDSYPRDAVVMDKETGTFFDESAFRTVDHDGDFYKVKGTLSVPESAQGRPVLVQAGASPAGRDLAARYAEVIYGIGSTLDDAQEYYADIKRRTLGHGRAADSIAVLPGVVTVVGDTEAEAKDKKAYLDSLKELSKQLDTLGTYIGMDVSRLKPDDTMPALPSIEEFAGPKGRYVMMQTLSRGADGRLVTVGEMLSRISAGGGHFTTVGTPSQIADELVTWFQGGAADGFNVNASTMPEGIEDFVDLVVPELQERGVFRTEYTGSTLRGHLTQDGAA, from the coding sequence ATGACCGGCTCATCCACCCGCCAGATGCACCTCAACCTGTTCATGAGGATGTACGGGCACCACCCGTCGGCGTGGCGGCGCCCGTCGACGGAGCGGGCGGAGGCCTTCGACCCCGACTACTTCGTGAGCCTTGCGCGGGTGTGCGAGCGCGGGCTCTTCGACGCGGTCTTCCTCGCCGACACGCAGATGCCCATGTGGGGGCGCGCGGACATCTCCATGGGCTCGGTGTTCGAGCCGATGTCGCTCATCTCCTACATGGCCGCGAAGACCGACCGGATCGGTTTCATCGGCACCGTGTCGAGCACGCTCAACGATCCCGCGAACGCCGCCCGCCTGGTCGCGTCCGCGAACCTCATCTCCGGCGGCCGCGTCGGGATGAACCTCGTCACCTCGCAGAGCGACCCCGAGGCGCTGCTGCACGGCATGGATGCGCTTCCCGACCCCGAGAGCCGGTACGCGCGCGCCAAGGAGTTCGCCGAGGTCCTGTTCGCACTGTGGGACTCGTACCCGCGCGACGCGGTCGTGATGGACAAGGAGACCGGCACCTTCTTCGACGAGTCGGCATTCCGCACCGTCGACCACGACGGCGACTTCTACAAGGTCAAGGGAACGCTGTCCGTGCCCGAGTCCGCGCAGGGCCGCCCGGTGCTCGTCCAGGCGGGAGCGTCGCCCGCGGGCCGCGACCTGGCCGCCCGCTACGCCGAGGTGATCTACGGCATCGGCTCCACCCTCGACGACGCGCAGGAGTACTACGCCGACATCAAGCGCCGCACGCTCGGCCACGGCCGCGCAGCGGACTCGATCGCCGTCCTGCCAGGAGTCGTGACCGTCGTGGGAGACACCGAGGCGGAGGCCAAGGACAAGAAGGCCTACCTCGACTCGCTCAAGGAGCTGTCCAAGCAGCTCGACACGCTCGGCACCTACATCGGGATGGACGTCTCGCGCCTGAAGCCGGACGACACGATGCCGGCGCTGCCGTCGATCGAGGAGTTCGCGGGGCCGAAGGGCCGCTACGTCATGATGCAGACCCTGTCGCGCGGGGCCGACGGCCGGCTCGTGACGGTCGGCGAGATGCTGTCCAGGATCTCGGCGGGCGGCGGCCACTTCACGACCGTCGGCACGCCCTCCCAGATCGCCGACGAGCTGGTGACGTGGTTCCAGGGCGGCGCCGCGGATGGCTTCAACGTCAACGCCTCCACCATGCCTGAGGGCATCGAGGACTTCGTCGATCTCGTGGTCCCCGAGCTGCAGGAGCGTGGTGTGTTCCGCACGGAGTACACCGGATCGACCTTGCGTGGGCACCTGACGCAGGACGGGGCCGCCTGA
- a CDS encoding M20 family metallopeptidase, which translates to MTTEIDAGLAAKVAQHIDEDRLVRLVQEVCRIPSILGEEGPLATYLAGVMNDSGFAGVELQPVIGDRPNAIGHLDFGTGDGPNVVLTGHMDTKPVSHGWEVSQPFSGDLIDGSIYGHGIMDMKAALVCQIIAMEALRASGLELDGRVSFAAVSDHMGDQTGAITYFKEHPGDLCVLGELSDNEIFLGHRGRYYYDIIVRGISAHTCHKPLAVNANMLAAHAIIELDQSKLEPQLEEWVTELFGPETYMSPGRVYGGLPPGGPSMIPDECVIRVDCRPQPGVTLEEVRAEIDRCLAKAKEREPRFEAEVVLADVKSGYLAEPEAKVTMLMREAVESVRGEKAELQVAGWLGDTASFGGDIPTIIFGPGGEPVYCPDEHLSIDDIVEATKVYATFAALALTAES; encoded by the coding sequence ATGACCACCGAGATCGACGCAGGCCTCGCCGCCAAGGTCGCCCAGCACATCGACGAGGACCGCCTCGTCCGCCTCGTCCAGGAGGTGTGCCGGATCCCCAGCATCCTCGGCGAGGAAGGCCCCCTGGCCACCTACCTGGCAGGCGTCATGAACGACTCCGGCTTCGCGGGCGTCGAGCTCCAGCCCGTGATCGGTGACCGGCCCAACGCGATCGGCCACCTCGACTTCGGCACCGGCGACGGCCCCAACGTGGTCCTCACCGGCCACATGGACACCAAGCCCGTGTCCCACGGCTGGGAGGTCAGCCAGCCCTTCTCCGGCGACCTCATCGACGGCTCGATCTACGGTCACGGCATCATGGACATGAAGGCCGCGCTCGTCTGCCAGATCATCGCGATGGAGGCGCTGCGCGCCTCAGGCCTCGAGCTCGACGGCCGAGTCTCGTTCGCCGCCGTCTCCGACCACATGGGCGACCAGACCGGCGCCATCACCTACTTCAAGGAGCACCCCGGCGACCTCTGCGTCCTCGGCGAGCTCTCGGACAACGAGATCTTCCTGGGTCACCGCGGCCGCTACTACTACGACATCATCGTCCGCGGCATCTCCGCCCACACCTGCCACAAGCCGCTCGCCGTCAACGCGAACATGCTCGCCGCGCATGCGATCATCGAGCTCGACCAGTCCAAGCTCGAGCCGCAGCTGGAGGAATGGGTGACGGAGCTCTTCGGCCCTGAGACGTACATGTCGCCCGGCCGCGTCTACGGCGGCCTTCCGCCGGGCGGCCCGTCGATGATCCCCGACGAGTGCGTCATCCGCGTCGACTGCCGCCCTCAGCCGGGCGTCACGCTCGAGGAGGTGCGCGCCGAGATCGACCGCTGCCTCGCCAAGGCGAAGGAGCGGGAGCCCCGCTTCGAGGCCGAGGTCGTGCTGGCCGACGTCAAGTCCGGCTACCTCGCCGAGCCCGAGGCCAAGGTCACGATGCTGATGCGCGAGGCCGTCGAGTCCGTCCGCGGCGAGAAGGCCGAGCTCCAGGTCGCAGGCTGGCTGGGCGACACCGCCAGCTTCGGCGGCGACATCCCCACGATCATCTTCGGCCCTGGCGGAGAGCCCGTCTACTGCCCCGACGAGCACCTGTCGATCGACGACATCGTGGAGGCCACCAAGGTCTACGCCACGTTCGCCGCGCTCGCGCTCACCGCGGAGTCCTGA
- a CDS encoding amidase has translation MTGFRELELAEYQALSGVELGRMVAAREVSPVHLAESALELAARDDADLNAYVELRRDAALAEASQLEAEARDGRVRSALHGVPIASKDNMPIIGEPCLKGSRTSAAKPSTYAAPMVERLQAAGAVIIGRTTTPEFGWKGTGISPLTGVTRNPWDTSRNSGGSSAGSGSTVGAGAVPIATGSDAGGSIRIPAAFCGAVGLKPTLSAIPVWPGTANESLSHAGPITRSVADARAVLEITAGPDPRDPQSFFATPAARTLTGHLRIGVVRAPFGIAPSSEVSERLEPTLSALRGWTAQGTLVEDVDVATAVPREVFERLWVSGRGLTFAELIEDRGDAMDPGLTRLLPLAREYDVADYLEGLQLRRAFNAEMFTLLERYDALIMPTMPLVAFGADQEVPAGGEADAKLPWITWTPYTYPFNITGQPAVTVPVDLGPGRLPVGLQVVGGWARDLLVLDVAERLELLTAPTLERTVASVALRA, from the coding sequence ATGACGGGGTTCCGAGAGCTCGAGCTGGCCGAGTACCAGGCACTCTCCGGCGTCGAGTTGGGGCGGATGGTCGCCGCGCGTGAGGTCTCGCCCGTCCACCTGGCCGAGTCCGCGCTCGAGCTGGCGGCGCGTGACGACGCCGATCTCAACGCGTACGTCGAGCTGCGCCGTGACGCCGCGCTCGCCGAGGCGTCCCAGCTCGAGGCTGAGGCACGCGACGGGCGCGTGAGGAGCGCGCTCCACGGCGTGCCGATCGCGTCGAAGGACAACATGCCGATCATCGGCGAGCCGTGCCTCAAGGGCTCCCGCACCTCCGCGGCGAAGCCCTCGACCTACGCCGCGCCGATGGTCGAGCGCCTGCAGGCGGCGGGCGCGGTGATCATCGGCCGCACCACGACGCCGGAGTTCGGCTGGAAGGGCACCGGCATCTCGCCGCTGACCGGGGTGACCCGCAACCCGTGGGACACGTCGCGGAACTCGGGCGGCTCGTCCGCCGGCTCCGGCTCGACGGTGGGCGCCGGCGCCGTGCCGATCGCGACCGGGTCCGACGCGGGCGGCTCGATCCGCATCCCTGCGGCGTTCTGCGGAGCGGTGGGCCTCAAGCCCACGCTCAGCGCGATCCCGGTGTGGCCCGGCACCGCCAACGAGTCTCTCTCGCACGCAGGACCGATCACGCGCTCCGTCGCGGACGCGCGGGCGGTGCTCGAGATCACCGCCGGTCCCGACCCTCGCGACCCGCAGTCGTTCTTCGCGACGCCTGCCGCCCGTACGCTCACGGGACACCTGAGGATCGGCGTCGTGCGCGCGCCGTTCGGCATCGCGCCGTCGTCGGAGGTCTCGGAGCGGCTCGAGCCCACGCTCTCCGCGCTGCGCGGCTGGACCGCCCAGGGCACGCTCGTCGAGGACGTCGATGTCGCGACCGCGGTGCCTCGAGAGGTGTTCGAGCGCCTGTGGGTCTCGGGGCGGGGGCTCACGTTCGCGGAGCTCATCGAGGACAGGGGCGATGCCATGGACCCCGGGCTGACGCGGCTCCTGCCGCTCGCGCGCGAGTACGACGTCGCCGACTACCTGGAGGGCCTGCAACTGCGCCGCGCCTTCAACGCGGAGATGTTCACCCTCCTGGAACGGTACGACGCCCTGATCATGCCGACCATGCCGCTCGTGGCCTTCGGCGCGGATCAGGAGGTCCCGGCCGGCGGCGAGGCCGACGCGAAGCTCCCCTGGATCACGTGGACGCCCTACACGTATCCGTTCAACATCACGGGCCAGCCGGCCGTCACCGTGCCGGTGGACCTGGGGCCGGGCCGACTCCCTGTCGGGCTCCAGGTCGTCGGTGGTTGGGCGCGCGACCTCCTGGTGCTCGACGTCGCCGAGCGGCTCGAGCTCCTGACGGCTCCCACCCTGGAGCGGACCGTCGCGTCCGTCGCACTACGCGCGTGA
- a CDS encoding TenA family protein: MRGLGSSHEMRDAAGVAWTALLTHGFPVALADATLPPERFRFYVSQNLLYLPEYARVIAFAAARSADGAELAEHTESLVNIVATELPQNRRLLDAISQLAPTAMPGEGVKAPATLAYTSWLLSTAATGTSLDIAAAILPCAWSYGEIARGLVGGAAEHPVYTEWLRFFASDEYDAVVVRQRGAFDAALATQDDDARARLADIFLMGCRLERSFWDQGLAMQHWDDVAA, translated from the coding sequence ATGCGGGGCCTCGGCTCGTCCCACGAGATGCGTGACGCCGCCGGTGTCGCGTGGACCGCGCTGCTGACGCACGGATTCCCGGTCGCGCTCGCCGACGCCACGCTCCCGCCCGAGCGCTTCCGCTTCTACGTCTCGCAGAACCTGCTGTACCTGCCCGAGTACGCCCGCGTCATCGCGTTCGCGGCGGCACGCAGCGCGGACGGCGCGGAGCTGGCGGAGCACACCGAGTCGCTCGTGAACATCGTCGCGACGGAGCTTCCGCAGAATCGTCGGCTGCTCGACGCGATCTCGCAGCTTGCGCCCACGGCGATGCCCGGCGAGGGTGTCAAGGCGCCCGCGACGCTGGCGTACACCTCGTGGCTGCTGTCGACAGCCGCGACCGGCACGAGCCTCGACATCGCCGCGGCGATCCTTCCCTGCGCGTGGAGCTACGGCGAGATCGCCAGAGGCCTGGTCGGGGGTGCCGCGGAGCACCCCGTGTACACCGAATGGCTGCGCTTCTTCGCCTCCGACGAGTACGACGCGGTCGTCGTCCGCCAGCGCGGGGCATTCGACGCGGCGCTCGCGACGCAGGACGACGACGCCCGTGCGCGGCTTGCCGACATCTTCCTGATGGGGTGCCGGCTCGAGAGGTCCTTCTGGGATCAGGGGCTCGCCATGCAGCACTGGGACGACGTCGCGGCCTGA
- a CDS encoding GntR family transcriptional regulator produces the protein MTTTFDTVEPLQVKEIVYRKLRDALVEHEFPPGTSLREVTLSARYGVSKTPIREALVRLEHDGLVEVAPYRGARARVYSVADARELFAARGILERECVRLVAAAGDGHLSRLRANIDATREALESSDLAAAAVGLDEFDDIMFAALDNRMLGELIDRLSLHLRRLGKMGAGQRRFEESLAQHTAIVGALEAGRTDEAIAVLDSHLASVLEVQIAELSAASGEDPSA, from the coding sequence GTGACCACGACCTTCGACACCGTCGAGCCGCTGCAGGTCAAGGAGATCGTCTACCGCAAGCTGCGCGACGCGCTCGTGGAGCACGAGTTCCCGCCCGGCACCTCCCTTCGCGAGGTGACGCTCTCCGCTCGCTACGGCGTGAGCAAGACCCCGATCCGCGAGGCGCTCGTCCGGCTCGAGCACGACGGCCTCGTGGAGGTGGCGCCATACCGCGGCGCCCGCGCCCGGGTGTACTCGGTCGCGGACGCGCGGGAGCTGTTCGCCGCGCGCGGCATCCTCGAACGCGAATGCGTCCGCCTGGTCGCCGCCGCAGGCGACGGCCACCTCAGCCGCCTTCGCGCCAACATCGACGCGACCCGCGAGGCGCTGGAGTCGAGCGACCTCGCAGCGGCCGCGGTGGGGCTCGACGAGTTCGACGACATCATGTTCGCGGCGCTCGACAACCGCATGCTCGGCGAGCTGATCGACCGGCTGTCGCTCCACCTGCGACGTCTGGGCAAGATGGGCGCCGGCCAGCGCCGCTTCGAGGAGTCGCTCGCGCAGCACACTGCGATCGTCGGCGCCCTCGAGGCGGGCCGTACGGACGAGGCGATCGCGGTGCTGGACTCCCACCTGGCGAGCGTGCTCGAGGTGCAGATCGCCGAGCTGTCGGCGGCGTCAGGCGAGGACCCGTCCGCCTGA
- a CDS encoding amidohydrolase family protein — protein MQIDAHNHILSMGTDAEFTLGYGREGSLCIYRSQDKLPTHRMPTAGEWEHIEAQDGKDGFGVIGPDEMVAAHPGFDKMVVLAVSPQYLDGRLMGTVDVFDVTGVGGDPSPERCNEYIAGCVAMQPDRLIGFASVNPRLRGPKVAVEELGYAVETLGLKGVKLYPMYQHWSPADRELAFPVFEAARDLGIPVMVHQAGSTRIDAKMEYARPAMLDDVGREFRDLKVILAHCGIPWIDEAMFMLTKHPNFYTEISYHIATVTRRDLFQFLHRAEPFFVPLEKIMFGTDFPGFLYDPVMLREKLLTVNEEAAPLGLPEIPQHKIDGVMGDNFARLVGLMEEDA, from the coding sequence ATGCAGATCGACGCGCACAACCACATCCTCTCCATGGGCACCGACGCCGAGTTCACGCTCGGCTACGGCCGGGAGGGATCGCTGTGCATCTACCGCTCGCAGGACAAGCTGCCCACCCACCGCATGCCGACCGCGGGGGAGTGGGAGCACATCGAGGCGCAGGACGGCAAGGACGGCTTCGGCGTGATCGGACCGGATGAGATGGTCGCCGCCCACCCGGGCTTCGACAAGATGGTGGTCCTCGCGGTCAGCCCTCAGTACCTGGACGGCCGCCTGATGGGCACCGTCGACGTGTTCGACGTCACGGGCGTCGGAGGGGACCCGTCGCCCGAGCGCTGCAACGAGTACATCGCCGGCTGCGTCGCGATGCAGCCGGACAGGCTCATAGGGTTCGCGTCCGTGAACCCGAGGCTCCGCGGCCCCAAGGTTGCCGTGGAGGAGCTCGGGTACGCCGTCGAGACCTTGGGCCTCAAGGGCGTCAAGCTCTACCCGATGTACCAGCATTGGTCGCCGGCCGACCGCGAGCTGGCCTTCCCCGTCTTCGAGGCCGCCCGGGACCTGGGGATCCCCGTGATGGTCCATCAGGCAGGCTCCACCCGCATCGACGCGAAGATGGAGTACGCGCGCCCCGCGATGCTCGACGACGTCGGCAGGGAGTTCCGCGACCTCAAGGTGATCCTGGCCCACTGCGGCATCCCGTGGATCGACGAGGCGATGTTCATGCTCACGAAGCATCCGAACTTCTACACGGAGATCAGCTATCACATCGCCACGGTGACCCGCCGCGACCTGTTCCAGTTCCTGCACCGCGCGGAGCCGTTCTTCGTGCCGCTTGAGAAGATCATGTTCGGCACCGACTTCCCGGGATTCCTGTACGACCCCGTGATGCTGCGCGAGAAGCTGCTCACGGTCAACGAGGAGGCCGCGCCGCTCGGCCTTCCTGAGATTCCCCAGCACAAGATCGACGGCGTGATGGGCGACAACTTCGCGCGTCTCGTCGGCCTCATGGAGGAGGACGCATGA